The following are from one region of the Roseobacter fucihabitans genome:
- the rplM gene encoding 50S ribosomal protein L13, whose protein sequence is MKTFSATPADIDKKWILIDAEGVVLGRLASIIAQRLRGKHKPSFTPHMDMGDNVIVINADKIQLTGKKREESHYWHTGHPGGIKSRTKEQILEGKHPERIVTMAVKRMLPGNRLSRQVMTNLRVYASSEHPHEAQSPEVLDVKSMNPKNTRSA, encoded by the coding sequence ATGAAAACCTTTTCTGCAACACCCGCAGATATCGACAAGAAATGGATCCTGATCGACGCCGAGGGCGTTGTTCTGGGCCGTCTTGCCTCGATCATTGCACAGCGTCTGCGCGGCAAACATAAACCTTCCTTCACGCCGCACATGGATATGGGCGACAATGTGATTGTCATCAACGCGGATAAAATTCAGTTGACCGGCAAGAAACGCGAAGAGAGCCATTATTGGCATACGGGCCATCCTGGCGGCATCAAGTCCCGCACCAAGGAACAAATCCTGGAAGGTAAGCACCCCGAGCGGATCGTGACCATGGCCGTCAAACGTATGCTGCCAGGCAACCGGTTGAGCCGTCAGGTGATGACCAACCTGCGCGTCTATGCGAGCAGCGAGCATCCGCATGAGGCGCAGAGCCCCGAAGTTCTGGACGTGAAATCCATGAACCCTAAAAACACGCGGAGTGCATGA
- a CDS encoding DUF1127 domain-containing protein has product MTHAMIPSPESMAYLAQVKTMPTVAIVALEFAVCVSKWATRRATRRALKQLTVWQLEDVGLTPRQAHSEASKVFWRA; this is encoded by the coding sequence ATGACACACGCGATGATACCCTCCCCCGAAAGCATGGCCTATCTTGCGCAGGTCAAAACGATGCCCACCGTGGCCATCGTCGCACTCGAGTTTGCGGTCTGCGTGTCCAAATGGGCCACACGGCGCGCAACGCGACGCGCGCTCAAACAGCTGACCGTCTGGCAGCTGGAAGATGTGGGGCTGACACCGAGGCAGGCTCATAGCGAGGCTTCCAAGGTGTTCTGGCGCGCGTAA
- a CDS encoding PLP-dependent aminotransferase family protein, translated as MGTIWRPELVEGQGPKYKSVVATIRDGIDAGALKIGEKLPPVRELAWQLKITPGTVARAYTILTDEGALRAEVGRGTFVANPRAARISDAPIEIDVIPHSTEENNNPYNVSLFSPHLPCVGQDKLIRHLMAQVAANPPSGVMHYPSRDSARPARQAVLRWLEGTPLGPLGEKDIVLSQGGQNGILLVLQSILEGRKPTVLIEELAYPGFRRVAEMLRADVVPVPMDADGIIPEALEEITRTHDAQVLCTSPEVHNPTGGFTPVARREAIAAIARRHDMQIVEDDCYRMGVNRAPSYRMLAPERGWYVSSIAKTITPALRFGFAIAPEGKWSVLRRTAEHSFFGLATPVTDLCGLLLAHPQIDDLTEKTRQAFDKYVQSAVNILGGYDLSWRADVPFLWLRLPLGWRAGAFCQAAEAVGVQIRSAEEFVCRDARAPHAVRMAVNAGVSIESFEAAMTRLCQLLDNPPEQISV; from the coding sequence ATGGGTACAATTTGGCGACCGGAATTGGTCGAGGGGCAGGGGCCGAAGTATAAATCCGTTGTAGCGACAATACGTGACGGTATCGACGCTGGCGCATTGAAGATCGGTGAAAAATTGCCGCCGGTCAGGGAATTGGCCTGGCAGCTCAAAATCACTCCGGGCACTGTTGCGCGCGCCTATACAATTCTGACGGATGAGGGCGCGTTGCGTGCCGAGGTGGGGCGTGGGACCTTTGTCGCAAACCCGCGTGCCGCACGGATATCTGATGCGCCGATTGAGATTGATGTGATCCCGCACAGCACAGAAGAGAACAACAACCCCTATAACGTGAGCCTGTTTTCGCCGCATCTGCCTTGCGTCGGGCAGGATAAATTGATCCGGCATCTGATGGCGCAGGTGGCTGCGAACCCACCCTCTGGTGTGATGCATTACCCCAGCCGTGACAGCGCCCGTCCCGCGCGCCAGGCCGTGCTGCGGTGGCTGGAGGGAACGCCTCTTGGCCCGCTGGGGGAAAAAGACATCGTCCTCAGCCAGGGCGGGCAGAACGGTATATTGTTAGTGCTGCAATCCATTCTCGAAGGGCGTAAACCCACCGTGTTGATCGAAGAGCTGGCCTATCCCGGTTTCCGGCGCGTGGCAGAGATGTTGCGCGCCGATGTCGTCCCGGTGCCCATGGATGCGGACGGGATCATCCCCGAGGCGTTGGAGGAGATCACCCGCACGCATGACGCGCAGGTTTTGTGCACATCTCCAGAGGTTCACAATCCAACGGGGGGGTTCACCCCGGTCGCGCGCCGCGAGGCGATTGCAGCAATTGCACGGCGCCACGACATGCAGATCGTCGAGGATGATTGTTACCGGATGGGCGTGAACCGCGCGCCTTCTTACCGGATGCTGGCACCGGAGCGTGGATGGTATGTATCCTCGATTGCAAAGACCATCACGCCTGCGCTGCGTTTTGGTTTTGCCATCGCGCCGGAGGGGAAATGGTCTGTCTTGCGCCGCACGGCGGAGCACAGTTTTTTCGGTCTGGCAACACCGGTGACGGATCTGTGTGGGCTGCTGCTCGCACATCCGCAGATTGATGATCTGACCGAAAAAACCCGCCAAGCGTTTGATAAATATGTTCAAAGCGCGGTGAACATTCTGGGAGGTTACGATCTGAGCTGGCGGGCGGATGTGCCGTTTTTATGGCTGCGCTTGCCCTTGGGCTGGCGGGCAGGAGCGTTTTGTCAGGCCGCTGAGGCGGTCGGAGTGCAGATCAGATCTGCCGAGGAATTCGTCTGCCGCGATGCGCGCGCGCCCCATGCCGTTCGGATGGCCGTCAATGCCGGGGTGTCGATCGAGAGCTTTGAAGCGGCCATGACGCGCCTGTGTCAATTGCTCGACAATCCCCCCGAGCAAATTAGCGTCTAA
- the recG gene encoding ATP-dependent DNA helicase RecG: protein MSGRPELLFPLFGELQSLEGIGPKTAANMHPLGLAAPRDLLFTLPHSGIDRRIKTTIKDAVLPATLTVVVTVGKHTPSRTKGGAYRIHVEDGATSFQLVFFHARGDYWQKALPEGSRRVVSGKVEAFDGFAQMVHPDHIVAESDAAKIPEFEPVYPLSAGVTQKQMFKAARNCLALVPEFPEWIDHAQKAHAHWPDFAVAARAAHQPSTQADLSATAPARERLAYDELFAHQLTLALARSRARRKPGRATQGDGHLQSKVMAALPYKPTSAQSRAISEINDDLAALTRMNRLLQGDVGAGKTLVAFMALLRAVEAGGQGVMMAPTEILARQHFESLLPLAEHAGVGLDVLTGRDKGAARRAKLLALQEGDIQILVGTHAVFQADVAFGDLRLAVIDEQHRFGVRQRLELGRKGEAVDVLVMTATPIPRSLSLAQYGDMDVSVLDEKPAGRQPIKTALISTRRMEEVVARLQSVIASGSQCYWVCPLVEESEVLDLTAAEDRFKHLRAALGEGIVGLVHGQMPPAQKDAAMARFQAGETKVLVATTVIEVGVNVPNATIMVIERAETFGLAQLHQMRGRVGRGTAASTCLLLYQAPLSENGRKRLEVLRETEDGFVIAETDLRMRGAGDVIGTAQSGVPKFKVADLETQAALMAIAQSDARRLLADDPDLQSDRGQAARLLLWLMRQEDSIRLISVG from the coding sequence ATGAGCGGGCGGCCTGAACTGCTGTTCCCGCTGTTTGGCGAATTGCAATCTCTCGAAGGTATCGGGCCGAAGACTGCGGCCAATATGCACCCGCTCGGTCTGGCGGCACCGCGCGATTTGCTGTTCACGCTGCCCCATTCGGGCATCGATCGACGGATCAAAACGACGATCAAGGACGCGGTTCTGCCAGCAACCTTGACGGTCGTTGTCACGGTTGGAAAACACACCCCGTCGCGCACGAAGGGGGGGGCATATCGAATACATGTCGAGGACGGAGCCACAAGCTTTCAACTGGTTTTCTTCCACGCGCGCGGGGATTACTGGCAAAAAGCACTGCCGGAGGGCAGCCGGCGCGTTGTGTCGGGCAAGGTCGAAGCCTTTGATGGTTTTGCGCAAATGGTCCATCCTGATCATATCGTGGCAGAAAGTGACGCGGCCAAGATCCCCGAATTTGAACCGGTTTACCCCCTGAGTGCGGGTGTCACGCAAAAGCAGATGTTCAAAGCGGCCCGCAATTGCTTGGCACTGGTGCCGGAATTTCCAGAGTGGATTGATCATGCCCAAAAGGCGCACGCGCATTGGCCTGATTTTGCGGTAGCTGCGCGCGCGGCGCATCAGCCCTCAACACAGGCTGATTTATCGGCGACTGCACCCGCACGGGAACGGCTCGCCTATGATGAACTCTTTGCGCATCAATTGACCTTGGCGCTGGCCCGGTCCCGGGCGCGGCGCAAACCGGGGCGTGCCACGCAGGGCGATGGCCACTTGCAGAGCAAGGTCATGGCCGCCTTGCCCTATAAGCCCACCAGCGCCCAGAGCCGCGCAATTTCGGAAATAAACGACGATCTCGCGGCACTCACACGCATGAACAGGCTGTTGCAGGGGGATGTCGGCGCGGGAAAGACGCTGGTGGCTTTCATGGCGTTGTTGCGCGCGGTTGAGGCTGGCGGGCAGGGGGTCATGATGGCACCAACGGAAATTCTCGCGCGCCAGCACTTTGAGAGCCTGCTGCCCTTGGCCGAGCACGCAGGCGTTGGTCTGGATGTGCTGACCGGGCGCGACAAGGGAGCGGCGCGGCGTGCCAAATTGCTGGCGCTGCAAGAGGGCGATATTCAAATTCTGGTGGGCACCCATGCGGTGTTCCAGGCGGATGTGGCTTTTGGCGATTTGCGCCTTGCTGTGATTGACGAACAGCACCGCTTTGGCGTGCGCCAGCGGCTTGAATTGGGGCGCAAGGGGGAGGCGGTCGATGTTCTGGTCATGACCGCGACGCCGATTCCGCGGTCCTTGTCGCTCGCACAATATGGCGACATGGATGTCTCGGTGCTGGACGAAAAACCCGCAGGCCGCCAACCGATCAAGACCGCATTAATCAGCACGCGGCGCATGGAGGAGGTGGTCGCACGGCTGCAAAGCGTGATTGCATCTGGCAGCCAATGTTACTGGGTCTGTCCGTTGGTTGAAGAAAGCGAAGTGCTCGATCTGACCGCTGCAGAGGATCGTTTCAAACACCTGCGCGCGGCTTTGGGGGAGGGCATTGTGGGGCTTGTGCACGGGCAAATGCCACCCGCCCAGAAGGACGCGGCCATGGCCCGGTTTCAGGCGGGGGAGACCAAGGTTCTGGTGGCGACAACGGTGATCGAAGTCGGTGTGAATGTGCCGAATGCGACGATCATGGTCATTGAGCGGGCCGAAACTTTCGGGCTGGCGCAGTTGCACCAGATGCGTGGCAGGGTCGGTCGTGGCACCGCTGCATCAACCTGTTTGCTCTTGTATCAGGCCCCGCTTTCGGAAAACGGGCGCAAGAGATTGGAAGTGTTGCGGGAAACAGAAGACGGGTTTGTCATCGCGGAGACGGATCTGCGCATGCGCGGGGCGGGCGACGTGATCGGTACGGCGCAATCTGGTGTTCCGAAATTCAAGGTCGCCGATCTTGAGACACAAGCGGCTCTCATGGCGATTGCACAAAGTGATGCACGCCGCCTCCTTGCGGATGACCCCGACCTCCAAAGCGACCGGGGGCAGGCTGCGCGGCTGCTTTTGTGGCTCATGCGGCAGGAAGATTCGATTCGTTTGATTTCAGTAGGTTAG
- the gluQRS gene encoding tRNA glutamyl-Q(34) synthetase GluQRS — translation MTLSTRFAPSPTGPLHLGHAYAAWVAADLASRERGRFQLRIEDIDQTRARAEWEAQIYLDLSWLGLEWETPVMRQSDRLSEYQRALDRLWRDGLLYPCNCNRRDILNAATAPQEGAAQSFGPDGLIYPGTCRDKPRPKTRPPDLALRLDMAQALGQAQYCFTETGRGPDGQTGDITLARDHILRNTGDVVLARRDMGTSYHLSVVVDDAAQGITTVTRGHDLFDATQIHIVLQSLLGFDVPRYHHHRLIRDDAGKRLAKRDDARAIRTYRDDGYSVSDIKTMIGLG, via the coding sequence GTGACTCTTAGCACAAGGTTTGCACCTTCGCCGACGGGGCCGCTGCATCTGGGTCATGCCTATGCGGCTTGGGTTGCCGCTGATCTGGCGAGCCGTGAACGGGGACGTTTCCAGCTGCGGATCGAAGACATCGACCAGACCCGTGCCCGCGCGGAATGGGAAGCGCAAATCTATCTGGATCTGAGTTGGCTGGGGCTTGAGTGGGAAACACCCGTGATGCGCCAATCGGATCGCCTTTCCGAATATCAGCGCGCGCTGGACCGGCTGTGGCGTGACGGGCTGCTCTATCCCTGCAACTGCAATCGCCGTGACATTCTGAACGCCGCCACTGCGCCACAGGAGGGCGCGGCGCAGAGTTTTGGACCCGATGGGCTGATCTACCCCGGCACTTGTCGCGATAAACCAAGGCCGAAAACCCGCCCCCCAGATCTCGCCTTGCGGCTGGATATGGCGCAGGCCCTGGGACAAGCGCAGTACTGCTTTACGGAAACCGGCAGGGGGCCGGATGGTCAAACTGGCGACATAACGCTGGCGCGGGATCATATCCTGCGAAACACCGGCGATGTGGTTTTGGCGCGGCGCGACATGGGCACCTCTTACCACCTGTCGGTCGTGGTTGATGATGCTGCACAGGGGATCACCACCGTCACACGCGGGCATGATCTGTTTGACGCGACGCAGATTCACATCGTTTTGCAAAGTCTTCTGGGGTTCGACGTGCCGCGATACCATCATCACCGCCTTATCCGGGATGACGCAGGCAAACGGCTTGCCAAACGCGATGATGCGCGCGCGATCCGCACCTATCGTGACGACGGATATTCCGTATCCGACATCAAAACGATGATCGGCTTGGGTTAA
- a CDS encoding class I SAM-dependent methyltransferase, with the protein MAQGYLDKVYAARDPDHTRSLYDDWSGSYDAEVAKNGYATPGRCAEALAKYSKDQTQPILDFGCGTGLSGLALKLAGFAEIDGVDLSQEMLDHARAKRLYRHLQAIEADAPLPFKQGTYPAIAAIGVIGAGAAPISLLDRLLHALGPGGMLVFSLNDHALEDRANEGRINEWTDCCAAHLLFCEHGPHLPGINLNSNVYVLEKA; encoded by the coding sequence ATGGCCCAAGGTTATTTAGACAAAGTATATGCGGCGCGTGACCCGGATCATACACGCTCGCTTTATGACGACTGGTCCGGGAGTTACGACGCGGAGGTCGCCAAGAACGGCTACGCCACGCCGGGCCGCTGTGCTGAGGCACTTGCCAAGTACAGCAAAGACCAGACCCAACCGATATTGGATTTTGGCTGCGGCACCGGGCTGTCGGGTCTGGCACTGAAACTGGCGGGCTTTGCTGAAATCGATGGTGTCGATCTGTCTCAGGAGATGCTTGATCACGCCAGAGCCAAGCGCCTTTACCGTCATTTGCAGGCCATCGAGGCGGATGCCCCCTTGCCTTTCAAGCAAGGCACATATCCCGCCATCGCCGCCATTGGTGTGATCGGCGCGGGCGCTGCGCCGATTTCGCTGCTGGATAGGCTGTTGCATGCGCTGGGTCCGGGGGGGATGTTGGTGTTCTCCCTGAATGATCACGCGCTTGAAGACCGTGCCAATGAGGGGCGGATCAATGAATGGACTGATTGCTGTGCAGCCCATTTGTTGTTTTGCGAACATGGGCCGCATCTGCCTGGTATTAACTTGAACTCAAACGTCTACGTGCTTGAAAAGGCGTGA
- a CDS encoding iron-sulfur cluster assembly scaffold protein, which translates to MSGENDLINLYSGRILALAADIPHVGRLDAPMATVKKRSPLCGSAITVDIDVREGRVSGFAQDVKACALGQAAAAVTGGALIGRTLSELEAARDQLRAMLKANGAVPDVPFDGFEVLQPAREYKNRHASILLSIEGACEAMEQALRADCA; encoded by the coding sequence ATGTCTGGTGAAAACGACCTGATCAATCTTTATTCCGGCCGCATCCTGGCGCTGGCTGCGGATATTCCACATGTGGGCCGGCTTGATGCGCCCATGGCCACGGTCAAGAAACGCTCGCCGCTTTGTGGCTCCGCCATCACCGTTGATATTGATGTGCGCGAGGGCCGGGTCAGCGGTTTCGCCCAGGACGTCAAAGCCTGCGCCCTGGGCCAGGCCGCCGCCGCCGTGACGGGGGGGGCATTGATCGGGCGGACCCTGAGTGAGCTGGAAGCGGCGCGCGATCAGCTGCGCGCGATGCTAAAGGCAAACGGCGCGGTGCCAGATGTCCCCTTTGACGGGTTCGAGGTGCTGCAGCCTGCACGCGAATACAAGAATCGCCATGCCTCTATCCTGTTGAGCATCGAGGGCGCCTGCGAGGCCATGGAGCAGGCATTGCGCGCGGATTGCGCCTGA
- the trmFO gene encoding methylenetetrahydrofolate--tRNA-(uracil(54)-C(5))-methyltransferase (FADH(2)-oxidizing) TrmFO: MTQILHVIGGGMAGSEAAWQAANLGVRVVIHEMRPKVGTFAHQTGLLGEMVCSNSFRSDDDEQNAVGLLHWEMRQANGLIMQIADKHRLPAGGALAVDRNPFAQSVTDALMAHPNISVEYGEITELPEDGQWIIATGPLTSSALGQAIAAETGAEALAFFDAIAPIVYFDSIDMSQAWMQSRYDKGETEEERTAYLNCPMDRDQYEAFIDALMAADKTEFHEGETAGYFDGCLPIEVMAERGRETLRFGPMKPVGLTNPHQPDVKPHAVVQLRRDNKLGTLYNIVGFQTKMKYGAQAEVFKSIPGLENASFARLGGIHRNTFLNSPTLLDQQMRLRSKPSIRFAGQITGVEGYVESAAMGLLAGRLAASEILGAALDTPPANTATGALITHISGGAEAKTFQPMNVNFGLFPPVEGFKGGRRGRKDRYKAYTDRAKSAWHAWLKAEALDAA; this comes from the coding sequence ATGACACAGATATTGCATGTTATTGGCGGCGGCATGGCCGGATCCGAGGCCGCATGGCAGGCCGCAAACCTTGGCGTGCGGGTCGTCATCCACGAGATGCGCCCAAAAGTGGGGACTTTTGCGCATCAAACCGGGCTTTTGGGCGAGATGGTGTGCTCCAACTCCTTCCGCTCGGATGATGACGAACAAAACGCGGTGGGGTTGTTGCATTGGGAAATGCGCCAGGCCAACGGGCTGATCATGCAGATCGCGGATAAACATCGCCTGCCCGCCGGTGGCGCGCTTGCCGTGGACCGCAACCCCTTTGCGCAATCCGTGACGGACGCCTTGATGGCGCATCCCAACATCAGCGTTGAATATGGCGAGATTACCGAGCTGCCCGAAGACGGGCAATGGATCATCGCAACGGGTCCGCTGACTTCTTCCGCGCTGGGACAGGCGATTGCGGCAGAAACCGGTGCCGAGGCGCTGGCGTTTTTCGATGCCATCGCGCCCATCGTTTATTTTGACAGCATCGACATGTCCCAGGCGTGGATGCAATCGCGCTATGACAAGGGTGAGACCGAAGAGGAACGCACCGCCTACCTCAATTGCCCGATGGATCGCGATCAATATGAGGCCTTCATCGACGCGCTGATGGCGGCCGATAAAACCGAATTCCACGAGGGCGAGACGGCGGGGTATTTCGACGGCTGCCTGCCCATCGAGGTGATGGCGGAGCGCGGGCGCGAGACCCTGCGCTTTGGCCCGATGAAACCGGTCGGTCTGACCAACCCCCATCAGCCGGACGTGAAGCCCCATGCGGTGGTGCAATTGCGCCGCGACAACAAGCTCGGCACGCTTTACAACATCGTCGGCTTTCAGACGAAAATGAAATACGGCGCGCAGGCGGAGGTGTTCAAAAGCATCCCAGGCCTTGAAAACGCGAGCTTTGCGCGGCTGGGGGGGATCCACCGCAACACCTTCCTGAACTCGCCGACGCTGCTGGATCAGCAAATGCGGCTGCGCTCAAAGCCCAGCATCCGTTTTGCCGGGCAGATCACCGGTGTCGAGGGGTATGTCGAATCAGCCGCCATGGGGCTTTTGGCGGGGCGTCTGGCGGCCAGTGAAATCCTCGGGGCTGCGCTGGACACCCCCCCGGCCAATACCGCGACCGGCGCGTTGATCACGCATATTTCGGGGGGTGCGGAGGCCAAGACCTTCCAGCCGATGAACGTTAATTTCGGCCTCTTTCCTCCCGTTGAGGGGTTCAAAGGCGGGCGGCGCGGGCGCAAGGACCGATATAAGGCCTATACGGATCGTGCGAAATCGGCCTGGCACGCCTGGTTAAAGGCAGAGGCACTGGACGCGGCATAA
- the rpsI gene encoding 30S ribosomal protein S9 yields the protein MADEINTLEDLAEVAGIEAAPEVELTPREPVRDSLGRAYATGKRKDAVARVWIKPGSGKVTVNGKPQNEYFARPVLQMILAQPFSITNTTGQFDVVATVKGGGLSGQAGAVKHGVSKALQLYDPSLRGALKAAGFLTRDSRVVERKKYGKAKARKSFQFSKR from the coding sequence ATGGCTGACGAAATCAATACACTCGAAGATCTGGCAGAAGTTGCCGGTATCGAAGCCGCACCTGAAGTCGAGCTGACACCCCGCGAGCCCGTCCGTGATAGCTTGGGCCGTGCCTATGCCACAGGCAAGCGTAAGGATGCTGTCGCCCGCGTCTGGATCAAGCCCGGTTCTGGCAAGGTCACCGTCAATGGCAAGCCGCAGAACGAATATTTCGCGCGCCCCGTGTTGCAGATGATCCTGGCACAGCCGTTTTCGATCACCAACACAACAGGCCAGTTCGACGTGGTTGCCACCGTCAAGGGCGGCGGTCTGTCCGGTCAGGCGGGCGCGGTCAAGCATGGTGTGTCAAAAGCCTTGCAGCTTTATGACCCCTCGCTGCGTGGTGCGTTGAAAGCCGCAGGCTTCCTTACTCGCGACAGCCGTGTGGTTGAGCGTAAGAAATACGGTAAGGCTAAAGCGCGTAAGAGCTTCCAGTTCTCCAAGCGCTAA
- a CDS encoding site-specific integrase gives MAFYEDRQEHYGGALVLFRRNLSVAVPNAKTHRARNWHMRLKLAGHTGYVTRSTKLAKYEEAYVFAQSEYLRLQQAARLGHSLDEFTFAQHWNDWYERNLRNGTWAADRARWHKMYFNRYFKDYFSHADGTPMLLNDITPQFAHSYWDWRKAYWTSEKAAKLRDYNPKRRGSKTLGTANAKNTPSLKTLLMEQSALNQIFYDAFEKRRMQQVFKLKVAERGQVPNRRAGFDTGREYHVLVRNLRSYRDCVGRSASDGLNAWHRLQRAQLSYFVMFLLHSGLRVGEAREMKWSDVKLDEVVEDEDERIAEVRVSKATKKGQARFVQAQPSANKALKEWQKMPPYNAQSDWVWFGQKKDADGKAQKIGDLNKSFQQYLRAIEFDGRQDGLLYDRYGDRRSLYSLRHTYATMRLEKGDVSVYDLALNMGCKVKQIETHYSHVVSKQRRQQITRTMRKQPKGASSVDVKLDEDAFIAEALRRYKAGELGDEAFLAIAKSSGNS, from the coding sequence ATGGCGTTTTACGAAGATAGGCAGGAACACTACGGCGGTGCGCTGGTGCTGTTCAGGCGCAATCTGTCTGTGGCTGTGCCGAACGCCAAAACACATCGGGCACGTAACTGGCACATGCGGCTGAAACTAGCCGGACACACAGGCTACGTGACACGCAGCACAAAGCTGGCAAAGTATGAAGAAGCTTATGTGTTTGCGCAGTCTGAGTATCTGCGTTTGCAGCAGGCGGCGCGGCTTGGGCATAGCTTGGACGAGTTCACTTTTGCGCAGCATTGGAACGATTGGTATGAGCGCAACTTGCGCAACGGCACGTGGGCTGCGGACAGAGCGCGCTGGCACAAGATGTATTTCAATCGCTACTTCAAAGACTACTTTTCACATGCCGATGGTACTCCGATGCTGCTGAACGATATCACGCCGCAATTTGCTCACAGCTATTGGGATTGGCGAAAGGCGTATTGGACGAGCGAAAAGGCTGCAAAACTGCGCGACTACAATCCAAAACGTCGCGGCAGCAAGACGCTTGGCACGGCGAACGCCAAGAACACACCTTCACTAAAGACGCTGCTGATGGAACAGAGCGCGCTCAATCAGATATTCTACGATGCTTTTGAGAAAAGGCGGATGCAGCAGGTTTTCAAGCTGAAGGTTGCAGAGCGTGGGCAGGTGCCGAACAGGCGTGCAGGCTTTGACACGGGCAGGGAGTATCACGTGCTTGTGCGCAATTTGCGCAGCTACAGGGACTGTGTAGGGCGTTCTGCTAGCGATGGCTTGAATGCATGGCACAGGCTTCAACGCGCTCAACTATCATACTTTGTGATGTTCTTGCTTCACAGCGGGTTGCGTGTAGGCGAAGCGCGCGAGATGAAGTGGAGCGATGTGAAGCTGGATGAGGTTGTTGAAGACGAAGACGAGCGTATCGCAGAAGTGCGCGTGAGCAAGGCGACGAAGAAAGGGCAAGCGCGCTTTGTGCAGGCACAGCCAAGCGCCAATAAGGCGCTGAAAGAGTGGCAGAAGATGCCGCCATACAACGCGCAAAGTGATTGGGTTTGGTTTGGGCAGAAGAAGGACGCAGATGGTAAAGCGCAGAAGATTGGCGATTTAAACAAAAGCTTTCAGCAGTATCTGCGCGCCATCGAATTTGACGGCAGACAAGACGGCTTGCTCTATGACAGATACGGCGACAGACGCAGCTTGTATAGTCTGCGGCACACGTATGCGACGATGCGCTTGGAGAAGGGCGATGTAAGCGTCTACGATTTGGCGTTGAATATGGGCTGTAAGGTGAAGCAGATTGAAACGCACTATAGTCATGTGGTGTCAAAGCAGCGCAGGCAACAAATCACGCGCACAATGCGCAAGCAGCCCAAAGGCGCATCTTCGGTGGACGTAAAGCTGGATGAAGACGCATTTATCGCAGAAGCGTTGCGGCGCTATAAAGCCGGAGAGCTTGGCGACGAGGCATTTCTGGCTATCGCCAAGTCTAGCGGCAATAGCTAG
- a CDS encoding PaaI family thioesterase has product MDVKMTAADMSAFLDQEFEQVKGDFTIEHVAANQVTVRLNIQEKHLRPGGTVSGPSMFALADVSAYLVTLAMIGPEALAVTTNCSIDFMRKPAAGVDLIAHVRLLKLGRQLSVSDVLIYSEGMPAPVARASLTYAIPPAKNA; this is encoded by the coding sequence ATGGACGTCAAAATGACCGCTGCGGATATGAGCGCGTTTCTGGATCAGGAATTCGAGCAGGTCAAAGGTGATTTCACCATTGAACATGTTGCCGCCAATCAGGTGACGGTGCGCCTGAACATACAGGAAAAGCACCTGCGCCCGGGCGGCACGGTATCGGGGCCGTCCATGTTTGCGTTGGCGGATGTGTCGGCCTATTTGGTCACGCTTGCAATGATCGGGCCGGAAGCGCTGGCGGTCACGACTAATTGCTCCATTGATTTCATGCGCAAACCCGCCGCAGGCGTCGATTTGATTGCCCATGTGCGCCTTTTGAAACTGGGCAGGCAATTGTCGGTGAGTGATGTGCTTATTTACTCCGAAGGGATGCCCGCCCCGGTGGCGCGCGCCAGTCTGACCTACGCGATCCCGCCTGCAAAAAACGCTTAA
- the hisI gene encoding phosphoribosyl-AMP cyclohydrolase yields the protein MSDALKPFDPATLKYDGAGLIPAIAQDSVSGEVLMMAWMNRDAVARTMETRRVTYWSRSRQAFWVKGESSGHVQELIDARVDCDRDCLLLQVRQTGPACHTNRRSCFYTEVSQGVERELMKPEPIG from the coding sequence ATGTCTGACGCTCTCAAGCCCTTCGATCCTGCCACACTCAAATATGACGGTGCTGGTTTGATCCCGGCCATTGCGCAGGACAGCGTAAGCGGCGAGGTCCTGATGATGGCCTGGATGAACCGCGACGCCGTGGCGCGCACGATGGAGACACGGCGCGTCACCTATTGGAGCCGTTCGCGGCAGGCGTTTTGGGTCAAGGGCGAGAGCAGCGGGCATGTGCAGGAGTTGATTGATGCGCGGGTGGATTGTGACCGCGATTGTCTGCTGTTGCAGGTACGCCAGACCGGACCGGCTTGTCACACCAATCGACGTTCGTGTTTTTACACCGAAGTATCGCAAGGCGTTGAGCGCGAACTGATGAAGCCGGAACCTATAGGTTAA